The following are encoded in a window of Saccharothrix longispora genomic DNA:
- a CDS encoding MFS transporter — translation MITPLTDVRQVRAASTAVAVVFGLNGFALASWFARVPAARDALGLGAGGLGLLLLALSAGSVSAMLTAGAVAHRLGVRRAVGWSTAVLAAALVVIGCAVGAWPSVPGTAAGLFALGYGSGVCNVAMNVEAAAVERALGRTVMPRFHGVWSLGTIAAAGAAAAALPVTAHLAAVAATTLTGTVVAARSFRYGGGARRGAGGVLAAWREPRTLLIGLLVLVLAFAEGTANDWLAVAFVDGHAFSPAAGAVVFGVFVTTMTLGRVVGPAALDRWGRVPVLLCTMSSAVAGVAVAVLSNSPAPAVLGVALWGLGTSLGFPVGMSAAADGDPERAAARVGVVALIGYTAFLAGPPVVGLLGHHVGVLRALLVVPVLLVPALALVPVLRRR, via the coding sequence GTGATCACCCCGCTGACCGACGTGCGGCAGGTCCGCGCCGCCTCCACCGCCGTCGCCGTCGTCTTCGGCCTCAACGGCTTCGCCCTCGCCTCGTGGTTCGCCCGCGTCCCCGCCGCGCGCGACGCGCTGGGCCTGGGCGCGGGCGGTCTGGGGCTCCTGCTGCTGGCGCTGTCCGCCGGGTCGGTGTCGGCGATGCTCACCGCGGGCGCGGTCGCCCACCGCCTCGGGGTGCGCCGCGCGGTGGGCTGGTCGACCGCGGTGCTCGCGGCGGCCCTGGTGGTGATCGGGTGCGCGGTGGGCGCGTGGCCGTCGGTGCCCGGGACGGCCGCGGGCCTGTTCGCCCTGGGCTACGGCTCGGGCGTGTGCAACGTGGCGATGAACGTGGAGGCCGCGGCCGTGGAACGGGCGCTCGGGCGCACCGTGATGCCCCGCTTCCACGGCGTGTGGAGCCTCGGCACGATCGCCGCCGCGGGTGCCGCCGCGGCGGCGCTGCCGGTGACCGCGCACCTGGCGGCGGTGGCGGCCACGACCCTGACCGGCACGGTCGTCGCCGCGCGCTCGTTCCGCTACGGCGGCGGCGCGCGGCGCGGCGCCGGCGGTGTCCTGGCCGCCTGGCGGGAACCGCGCACGCTGCTGATCGGCCTGCTGGTGCTGGTGCTCGCGTTCGCCGAGGGCACCGCGAACGACTGGCTGGCGGTGGCGTTCGTCGACGGCCACGCGTTCAGCCCGGCGGCCGGCGCGGTGGTGTTCGGCGTGTTCGTGACGACGATGACGCTGGGCCGCGTCGTCGGTCCGGCGGCCCTGGACCGCTGGGGCCGCGTGCCGGTGCTGCTGTGCACGATGTCGTCAGCTGTCGCGGGGGTCGCCGTCGCGGTGCTGAGCAACTCGCCCGCGCCGGCCGTGCTCGGTGTGGCGCTGTGGGGCCTGGGCACGTCCCTGGGCTTCCCGGTCGGCATGAGCGCCGCCGCCGACGGCGACCCGGAGCGGGCCGCGGCCAGGGTGGGCGTGGTGGCGCTCATCGGCTACACGGCGTTCCTCGCCGGCCCGCCGGTGGTCGGCCTGCTCGGCCACCACGTCGGCGTGCTGCGCGCCCTGCTGGTGGTGCCCGTCCTGCTCGTCCCGGCGCTGGCGCTGGTCCCGGTGCTGCGCCGGCGGTGA
- a CDS encoding YkvA family protein, with protein sequence MTGSVWWDVVVGVAAGLLLAWLALVAVLVLVRPRGALLREALRLLPDLLRLVRRLAADRDLPRGVRVRVALLLVYLASPIDLVPDFIPVLGYADDAIVVAAVLRGVARRAGLDAVRGHWPGSEDGFAALTRLTGLDRR encoded by the coding sequence GTGACCGGTTCGGTGTGGTGGGACGTCGTGGTCGGCGTCGCGGCGGGGCTGCTCCTGGCGTGGCTCGCCCTGGTCGCGGTGCTGGTGCTGGTGCGCCCCCGGGGCGCCCTGCTGCGGGAGGCGCTGCGGCTGCTGCCCGACCTGCTGCGGTTGGTGCGGCGGCTCGCCGCCGACCGCGACCTGCCGCGCGGGGTGCGGGTCCGGGTGGCGCTGCTGCTGGTCTACCTGGCCTCGCCGATCGACCTGGTGCCGGACTTCATCCCGGTCCTCGGGTACGCCGACGACGCGATCGTGGTCGCCGCCGTGCTGCGCGGCGTCGCGCGCAGGGCGGGCCTGGACGCCGTGCGCGGGCACTGGCCCGGCAGCGAGGACGGCTTCGCCGCCCTGACCCGGCTCACCGGCCTCGACCGCCGTTGA
- a CDS encoding polysaccharide deacetylase family protein, translated as MRRVRVRRWVVVVAAVVVALPLAGLGVLEVVNARGFQFFGGLTRAVATDERVVALTFDDGPVPGGAEELLAVLAEKDVKATFYLVGRDLEAHPELGRAIASAGHEIGNHSYSHQRMVFVTPGFVADEVERTDRLIRETGYAGAITFRPPHGKKLLALPHYLSEHGRTTVMWDVEPEAEADDDAEALARHTAEHVAPGSIVLLHGMYESRAATREALGSLIDRVHARGYRFAAVSDLLRLGPARG; from the coding sequence ATGCGACGTGTGCGGGTGCGCCGGTGGGTCGTGGTCGTGGCCGCCGTCGTGGTGGCGCTGCCGTTGGCGGGCCTCGGCGTGCTGGAGGTCGTCAACGCCCGCGGGTTCCAGTTCTTCGGCGGGCTGACCCGGGCCGTGGCCACCGACGAGCGGGTGGTGGCGCTGACGTTCGACGACGGGCCGGTGCCCGGCGGCGCGGAGGAACTGCTGGCGGTGCTGGCGGAGAAGGACGTGAAGGCCACCTTCTACCTGGTCGGCCGCGATCTGGAGGCGCACCCGGAGCTGGGGCGCGCCATCGCGTCGGCCGGGCACGAGATCGGCAACCACTCGTACTCGCACCAGCGGATGGTGTTCGTGACGCCCGGCTTCGTCGCCGACGAGGTCGAGCGCACCGACCGCCTGATCCGCGAAACCGGCTACGCGGGCGCGATCACGTTCCGCCCGCCGCACGGCAAGAAGCTGCTCGCCCTCCCGCACTACCTGTCCGAGCACGGCCGCACGACGGTCATGTGGGACGTGGAGCCCGAGGCCGAGGCGGACGACGACGCCGAGGCGCTCGCCCGCCACACCGCGGAGCACGTCGCACCGGGGTCGATCGTCCTGCTGCACGGCATGTACGAGAGCCGCGCCGCGACCCGCGAGGCCCTCGGCTCCCTCATCGACCGCGTCCACGCCCGCGGCTACCGGTTCGCCGCGGTCTCGGACCTGCTGCGGCTCGGCCCGGCGCGCGGCTGA